GCGTTGTATAGATATCCCTTCCAAGATTGAATCCACGAACCCTGTAATTTCCTTGAAAATCCAGTTTCGTTTTTTCTTCGATCTCTTGGGAGAAAATAGAGATCGGAATGAGAATAGACGTAAGGCAATAGAAGCAAGCCGCCCTTTTCAAAAGGTCAATAGACACAGATCATTTTACCCAGTTATTCTGATTAAAATATCGGCTTCTCAACTCTTCTAAAACACCGGTCCTCTTTAATTCCTTAATAAAGAAGTTCAAATTATCCACAAAAATCAGATCATTCTGCGGAAGCGCGGCGCTGATATATTCTTCCTGAACCGTTCCCAAAAGGGGAAGATAATTCGCCTTTAAGGAAGGATTTTTTTGGAGCAGGGTAAGAATAAAAAAACTATCCGCGACAAAACAAGTAACGTTGTTGCTCAGGAGATTATCGATCGCGATCGAATCGGAAAGATAACTGTAGATCGGAAGTTTTGCGTATTTTTTTTGAAGATAGATATGATTCGTAGTATTTGATCTTACAGAAAAACTGATCAGTCCGCTCAGTGTGGAAAGATCTCCAAGGCTCATAAATCTTCGAGAGGTTACTATGTTACCTTCCGGCTCGGGAGGAAGAATTTTTTTACTTACCAATCCCGCCGGCGTAGTAACGAGATACGGATCCGAAAAAGTCACTTGTTTCCCACGATTCAAATCCGTCGACATTCCGGCTAACGCGAGATCGATCTTTCCGGAACGAATATCTTCTGAAAATTGTCGAAACGTTTTGAGTGGAACAAGTTTTAAAGAAACGCCTAAATAATCCGCGTAGAGTTTTGCAAGTTCCGCATCCACGCCGGGATAACCGTCTTTTGGGTTTTCAATGTAAAACGGCTCATATTGTTTGTTCACTCCGACTACGAGTTCTTTCTTAGAAAGAATTTTCTCAAGTCGAGAACCGGTATATTCAGATTGAGAAAATAAACCGAAGGGAAAAATCCATAGGAAAACAAAACATAGAATTCGTTTCTCAATCATGAAACATATCATGAATCGAACCCTGTTTTTTTCCAGAGCATTTTCATGAAAAATTCAAATTCTAAGGGTTGAGAATTTGAAATTCAGTTCTTCGATTTTTAAAATCGGTCTCAGGGTTTTTCTGTGGAACGACCGGTTCTGAACTTCCTTTCCCGTCGGTCACGATTCTTCCGGAATCGATTCCCTTTTTGACTAAATAATCTTTCACAGAATTTGCTCGGTTGCGGCTAAGAATCAAGTTATCCTGAGCGTCTCCATTGAGATCCGTGTGTCCCGTAATTTTGATTCTAACTTTTGAATTTTCATGTAAATACGAATTAAGATTTTCCAAAATCGAAAAAGAGTTTTCAAGAATTTCATACGAACCCAATGCAAAGTGAATGTTATCAAGAGAAATAGATTTTCCTTTTTCTAAGTCTTGAAATGGATTACTTTGATTCGAATAAATATCGTAGTCCCTCGCGGCTCTTCTACAAAAGTAGAAGGTGCCTGCTTCGTTTGTTTCTAAGTAGAAAGCTTCATCGCCGGCGGTATTGATCTCCGGCCCGAGATTGATAGGTTCTGAAAAATTTCCATCTGGCAAAAAAGTCGATTTGTAAAGATCGTATCCCCCAAAACCACCGGGCCGATTGGAAGAAAAATAAATCGTCTTACCGTCTTTACTCAACGTCGCTGCGATTTCCGAATAAGGGCTGTTAATCGGTTCAGGAAGACTCGAAGCTTTTTCCCAGATTTTATTTTTATAGAGAGAAACAAAAATATCCGCTTCTGCAACTTGTCCGAAAGGATAGCGAGTAAAGTAGAGTTTATTGTTAAAGAGAAATGGATTTTCTTCGATTTCTTCCGTGTTGACCGCGCCGGGAAGAGACACCGGCCTAACCCAAGAAGATCCGTTTCGTTTTGAAAAAAATAAATCTCTCGAAACTCCGATCTTACCGTTCGAGAGTTGGAATTCAATTGCGCCGTCCCGATTGGAAGAAAATAAAATTCCTTCTTCTTTATTCATGATAAACGGACTCTGATCGTCGTAGTTTGAATTTAGAACTGAGATCTCCTCTCCTTGAATCCAATTCTCCCCGTCGCGAGAAGATCTATACAAATCCGTATAATTTGAATTCTCTCTTTTGGAATAAAAATACAGAATACTTCCGTCGTCCGTAAGACTGATTCCAAACTCGTTTAGCTTTGTGTTGATCGCGCCTTTTAATTTTTCCGGTTTCTGTTTCGCAGATTTTTCGAGACGACTCGATTCTTGCGAAGAAAGAATGAAAGTAAACGAAAGGCAACTGAGAATTAAGATAAATAGGGACGGATTTTTTTTTCGAAAAGACGGCATCAGAAAACTCCAAGGATTCTACAATTGAAAATCCCTAAGTCTATTATCCGTTCTTTTATAAAAAACCTGAGCCTAAAAGTTTCTAAAAAACAAAAATTCTTAGATCAAAGATAACGTTTTAACACTTCCGGAATTCGAACTGTTCCGTCCTGATTTTGAAAGTTTTCTAAAATCGCAGCGTAAGTCCTTCCAAGCGCCAAACCGGAACCGTTAATCGTATGCACGAGCTGATTCTTTCCATCTTTCGACTTGTAACGAATTTTTCCACGACGCGCCTGAAAGTCTCTAAAGTTAGAAACGGAAGAAATTTCCATATAACGATTTAAACCGGGCATCCAGACTTCAATGTCATAAGTGATGGAAGAATTCGCAGAAATATCTCCGCTACAAAGAATGATAACACGATAAGGAAGTTCTAATTTTTTAAGAATATTCTCAGCATGCGATAACATCTGTTTGTGTTGTTCTTCAGAATCTTCCGGTTTGCAGAATTTAACGAGTTCCACCTTTTGAAACTGATGCACTCGAACGAGTCCTCGCGTATCCTTTCCATAAGAACCCGCTTCCCTTCGAAAACAAGAAGTGTGGGCGGTGACAGAAATCGGTAGTTGATCTTCTGGAATGATTTCATCTCGATAGAGATTGGTAAGAGGAACTTCGGCTGTTGGAATGAGATTGAGTTCGTCCTTTTCGATTCTATAGAATTCCTCTTTGAACTTAGGGTATTGCCCGGTCGCCATCATAGACTCGTCGTTTACCATCGCCGGAACCCAAACTTCAGTATAACCGTGCTCTTCCGTGTGAACGTTGAGCATAAAGTTCATAAGTGCTCTCTCTAACTTGGCGCCTTCCTTCCAATACGTGTAAGATCGCGCTCCGGAAAGTTTCACGCCCTTTTCAAAGTTGATCCAATTCAAGGCCTCGCCGATTTCAAAGTGCGGCTTCGGGGGAAAGGAGAATTTCGGAATCGTTCCCACTTCATATTGTACTACGTTATCGTGTTCAGACTTTCCAGCGGGAACTTTAGAATCTAGAATATTAGGAAGACTTAAATTGAGATCACTGAGCGCGGTTTCTTCAATCTCGAATTTGATTTCGATGTCTTTGATTTTATCACCGACGAGCTTTACCGCCGCGGAAATCTCCGAGATATCGCCGCCCGCTTGTTTTATCTTACCGACTTCTTTGCTAACTCTATTTCTTTCTTCTCTCAGAATATCAACTTCTCTTTGAAGTTCCCGCTTTCTACGGATAATCGAAGTAAGCTGATCGATAATTCCGATATCTTTGAAACCTCTGAGTTCTAAGATTTTTTTTAGGTCTTCCGTATTTTCAGTGATATAACGCAGATCAAGCATTGTGGTGGTACGCCTTACGATTCATAAATTTAATACTATTTTCAAAAAGTTTGTTTTCGACTTCGGCATTCGATTCTTGACGCAGTGAAAACATTTTATCCAGGATAAACTTCATATAAGAAGGTTCGTTTCTTTTTCCTCGAAACGGAGGAGGAGCCAAAAAAGGAGCATCGGTTTCGATCAACATCGATTCCAGAGGAAGTTTTTGAGCCGCCTCTTGGATCTCAGTCGCGTTCTTAAATGCTACGATGCCAGAAAAAGAAATATAATAACCGATATCGACTAACGCTTTCGCGGTCGGGTAATCGTACGTAAAACAGTGAATCACTCCAAACGCGCGATCTCGGAAATTCTTAAGAATGGAAATCGTATCTTCTTTCGCGTCTCTCGAATGAATGACAACCGGAAGTTTTGTCTTAGCGGAACATTCCAAGAACGCTTCTAAAATTTCTTCCTGTTGTTTTTTTGAATCGGCCGTGTGATAGTAATCAAGACCGATCTCTCCGATCGCGGAAAGTTTGGGATCATCCAAATTCTCATAAACTAACTTAAGAATCTCATCCTTATTCGGAAATTCATGAGTTTCGGTTGGATGACAACCGATCGAATAACGAATCTCTAACGAATCATTTGAATATTCGTTAGCTATGGAGCGGGCACGGATCGAACTCTCAAGGTCTATCCCGATTTGGACGATCTTCTTTACACCAGATTCCGACGCATTTTTCAGACTGTCTGCGATTTCGAGACCTTGTGATTGTATTATATCAAGATGGCAATGTGTATCGGCTATAGAAACCATAGAAATCCGGTTTTAGTGAGTCACTTTTTGTGAATTCGATTGACTGAAAAGAGATTTTTTAGGATCTCTTCAGACAGGTGAAAGCAGTTCGCTAAAAACCAAGTTTCGGGACATAAACCGTGGATATCAAAGCAACTTCCGCACTCATTTATTATAGACTCCGTTATAAGTACCAAGAGTACAAACTAAAACTCGACCTTAAACTTTCTGAACTCAATCGAAAGGGAAAGGAGAGACTTACTGTGATGGTGATTCCTCATTCGGAACAAAAAACCATCAACTTTCACATCTCTTATAGAGCGATTTCCATCTTTATCGGAACTATCTTTATTCTTCTTATCATAAGTTCTATCAACGTCTTGAGTCATAGCGGTTCCGTACATCAACTTACCGAGCTCAATCTTTCCAACAAAGACTTTATCAGACAATCTGCGAAGATGAAAGAAGAGATCAATTCACTTCACGAGTATGTTGAATACTATTACGGAAGATTAGCGAGACTTTACGTAAGACTCGGTGGAGATCCTGCAAAAGTTTCTAAAGGAATCGGCGGGGCGGAACAACTTTCCACACAACCTCCGTCTATCATCGAACCTAAATCTTCAAATTCTCAAAGCAACGATCTGCCGGAAGGCGCGGCTGTTTTCCGATTAAAAGAAGACGTTCATAATCTAAAGATCAGTAATGAACTTACACAGGATATCATTTCGATTCTTAAAAAGAGAAAGAATATTTTAAAACAAACTCCGTCGATCTGGCCGGTGAAAGGTTATGTTCTTTATCCTTATGGCCCTTACTTCAATCCCATCTCGGGAAGAAAAGAATACAATAGCGGCGTGGACGTCGGATCATTTGCCGGTTCTGAAGTTATGGCAACCGCGCCAGGGACCGTTTACGAAATCGGATATACGAGAAACACCGGTTATTTCGTAAAGGTGGCTCATAAGTACGGATGGAAGACGATCTATTCCAACATGGATCGTTTGAAAGTAAGACAAGGCCAACAAGTTTCAAAAACCGAAGTGATCGGCTTCGTCGGTAAAACAGAATCATCTCCCAATTACATGCTCCACTATGAAATCCACGTTGGAACAAGAGCGATCAACCCGTTTGCTTTCCTCAACCAAATTCAGGACTGAATGGCGACAACAGAAGAACACTTAATCGTAAATAGTATCATTGGCGAAGGCGCCGAGTTTAGCGGCGAATTTAAACTGACGGGCTTGTTAAGAATCGATGGAATTTTCAGAGGTTCGATAAAAACCGAAGGAAAAGTCCTAATCGGTAAATCCGGAATCGTCGATACGGATATCAGAGCCCGAATTGTTGTCGCTGGCGGCGAAATCAATGGGAATATTTACGCCAGCGAAAGAGTCACTTTACTTGCTTCCTGCAGAATGAAAGGAGATATCGTATCTCCTCGAATCGTGATGGAAGAAGGAGTACAATTCGAAGGCAATTGTAAAATCAACCCAGTTGCACATTGAAAGTACTCATACCTCCTTACCAAGCTCCTCGTAAAGAAACCGAAACCAGACAAACTTCTAAGGGCAAAAAGAATGGTGTTTCCTCGTTAGGCGGGGGCAATTCCACCAATCAAACCGAAAGTATTGAAAGCGCTCCTTCCTCTTCTTTTTTAGATATCTTAGAAGAAATTGTTCCTTCGGGATCCGAAACCACAAAAGATCTCAACGCACTTTGGAGAGATTTACCGGAAATAGAAAAAAGATTTTTGGATCTTCCTTCTATCGGAAATTTAGAAACCTACCAAAAACACGTTCAAGCAATCACCAAAGCAGTAATCGATCAAAACATGCGGGTTGAAACTCTCTCCAGAAGAATGAAAGGGGAAGCCAAGAAAATCTATCACGTCGTAAAGATCATCGACGAGAAAATTCAGATTCTCGCAGAGCTGATTATGAACGAAGGAAATTCAGCGTTTAAGCTTTTAAAATCTTTAACGGATATTCGCGGTCTTCTGTTGGATATTCAAGAGTAGAATTTTCACCGCTCAAAAATCTCACGCGCGTGAATCACTTTAAATTATAGACATCCTTCGAATATTGCCTTTAACAATGTTTGAGATAGCTTCATCATAAGAAAATAAAACTTAGAACGGATCTTGCACTTGTAAACCGAGCCGATGAGAGAGTTGGAATATTTTTTCGGGAGTCGTTAGTGAATTTCTTAGATTCTCGACTTCTAATCGATTTTTTCTCGCTAAAATTAAAAATATAGAATATTCGTATTCCTTAGCAGCTCCAATGAAAGACTCGGATCCCCTCTGTTCAAGAATCTGTGAAGCTCTAAATTCCAAAGCTTCTTTGATTTCGTCATATAAAGAATCTAAACTTTGAAACCAATTCTCCACATTCGAAATAAATTCGCTGACTTCCAATTGTTTTGAATTTCTTACTTTAGAAATTTCTTTTAGAATCTTTTCTAAGTCGTATTTTCTCCAAGGCTTTGATTGCAATACCGGTACTTGCCATTTTTCCATTTCCGCTCTCCAATAGTTTTTGGACGCTTTTACGGAAAATCTCTTCAAATCGGGCAACGTAACTGCGGAAAGATAACCTCCAAAACAAACTCCAGTTTCGATTCCATAAATATTGTTTTCGTAAACTTGAATCTTGTCGCCCACAACTCGATGGCCAAAGATGACCAACTTTTTGTCTTTATAAAGACTGGTCCAATCATCGGATCCGTATTTTTTAGTAAGATATTTTTCTCCGGAAGTGCTTCCGATTAAAACTTCCTTTCTTTGTTCTCGCAAAGAAAACCCTGGCTCGATCGCGGCGTGAACTATAATTGCAGAATCCGTTTCATAATAGCAGGGGAGATTACGAATCCATTCTAAGAATTCTTTATACTGAGTTCCAAATTGCAATTTAACGATTTCCTGAGAATAGGAAAGAACTTGATTAGCGTGTTTGTTTTCGTGATTGCCCATAACCACGATATGTTTCGGATTCGCCCTGAAGAATTCATAAACCTTCACCGAATCAGGACCGCGATCTACGATATCA
This is a stretch of genomic DNA from Leptospira tipperaryensis. It encodes these proteins:
- a CDS encoding metallophosphoesterase; protein product: MRDIVIGDIHGCYDELILLLKEVGYSENDRIISVGDIVDRGPDSVKVYEFFRANPKHIVVMGNHENKHANQVLSYSQEIVKLQFGTQYKEFLEWIRNLPCYYETDSAIIVHAAIEPGFSLREQRKEVLIGSTSGEKYLTKKYGSDDWTSLYKDKKLVIFGHRVVGDKIQVYENNIYGIETGVCFGGYLSAVTLPDLKRFSVKASKNYWRAEMEKWQVPVLQSKPWRKYDLEKILKEISKVRNSKQLEVSEFISNVENWFQSLDSLYDEIKEALEFRASQILEQRGSESFIGAAKEYEYSIFLILARKNRLEVENLRNSLTTPEKIFQLSHRLGLQVQDPF
- a CDS encoding OmpA family protein, with product MPSFRKKNPSLFILILSCLSFTFILSSQESSRLEKSAKQKPEKLKGAINTKLNEFGISLTDDGSILYFYSKRENSNYTDLYRSSRDGENWIQGEEISVLNSNYDDQSPFIMNKEEGILFSSNRDGAIEFQLSNGKIGVSRDLFFSKRNGSSWVRPVSLPGAVNTEEIEENPFLFNNKLYFTRYPFGQVAEADIFVSLYKNKIWEKASSLPEPINSPYSEIAATLSKDGKTIYFSSNRPGGFGGYDLYKSTFLPDGNFSEPINLGPEINTAGDEAFYLETNEAGTFYFCRRAARDYDIYSNQSNPFQDLEKGKSISLDNIHFALGSYEILENSFSILENLNSYLHENSKVRIKITGHTDLNGDAQDNLILSRNRANSVKDYLVKKGIDSGRIVTDGKGSSEPVVPQKNPETDFKNRRTEFQILNP
- a CDS encoding bactofilin family protein, which produces MATTEEHLIVNSIIGEGAEFSGEFKLTGLLRIDGIFRGSIKTEGKVLIGKSGIVDTDIRARIVVAGGEINGNIYASERVTLLASCRMKGDIVSPRIVMEEGVQFEGNCKINPVAH
- a CDS encoding YaaR family protein; the protein is MKVLIPPYQAPRKETETRQTSKGKKNGVSSLGGGNSTNQTESIESAPSSSFLDILEEIVPSGSETTKDLNALWRDLPEIEKRFLDLPSIGNLETYQKHVQAITKAVIDQNMRVETLSRRMKGEAKKIYHVVKIIDEKIQILAELIMNEGNSAFKLLKSLTDIRGLLLDIQE
- a CDS encoding M23 family metallopeptidase, whose product is MDIKATSALIYYRLRYKYQEYKLKLDLKLSELNRKGKERLTVMVIPHSEQKTINFHISYRAISIFIGTIFILLIISSINVLSHSGSVHQLTELNLSNKDFIRQSAKMKEEINSLHEYVEYYYGRLARLYVRLGGDPAKVSKGIGGAEQLSTQPPSIIEPKSSNSQSNDLPEGAAVFRLKEDVHNLKISNELTQDIISILKKRKNILKQTPSIWPVKGYVLYPYGPYFNPISGRKEYNSGVDVGSFAGSEVMATAPGTVYEIGYTRNTGYFVKVAHKYGWKTIYSNMDRLKVRQGQQVSKTEVIGFVGKTESSPNYMLHYEIHVGTRAINPFAFLNQIQD
- a CDS encoding TatD family hydrolase, with protein sequence MVSIADTHCHLDIIQSQGLEIADSLKNASESGVKKIVQIGIDLESSIRARSIANEYSNDSLEIRYSIGCHPTETHEFPNKDEILKLVYENLDDPKLSAIGEIGLDYYHTADSKKQQEEILEAFLECSAKTKLPVVIHSRDAKEDTISILKNFRDRAFGVIHCFTYDYPTAKALVDIGYYISFSGIVAFKNATEIQEAAQKLPLESMLIETDAPFLAPPPFRGKRNEPSYMKFILDKMFSLRQESNAEVENKLFENSIKFMNRKAYHHNA
- a CDS encoding substrate-binding periplasmic protein; the encoded protein is MIEKRILCFVFLWIFPFGLFSQSEYTGSRLEKILSKKELVVGVNKQYEPFYIENPKDGYPGVDAELAKLYADYLGVSLKLVPLKTFRQFSEDIRSGKIDLALAGMSTDLNRGKQVTFSDPYLVTTPAGLVSKKILPPEPEGNIVTSRRFMSLGDLSTLSGLISFSVRSNTTNHIYLQKKYAKLPIYSYLSDSIAIDNLLSNNVTCFVADSFFILTLLQKNPSLKANYLPLLGTVQEEYISAALPQNDLIFVDNLNFFIKELKRTGVLEELRSRYFNQNNWVK
- the serS gene encoding serine--tRNA ligase is translated as MLDLRYITENTEDLKKILELRGFKDIGIIDQLTSIIRRKRELQREVDILREERNRVSKEVGKIKQAGGDISEISAAVKLVGDKIKDIEIKFEIEETALSDLNLSLPNILDSKVPAGKSEHDNVVQYEVGTIPKFSFPPKPHFEIGEALNWINFEKGVKLSGARSYTYWKEGAKLERALMNFMLNVHTEEHGYTEVWVPAMVNDESMMATGQYPKFKEEFYRIEKDELNLIPTAEVPLTNLYRDEIIPEDQLPISVTAHTSCFRREAGSYGKDTRGLVRVHQFQKVELVKFCKPEDSEEQHKQMLSHAENILKKLELPYRVIILCSGDISANSSITYDIEVWMPGLNRYMEISSVSNFRDFQARRGKIRYKSKDGKNQLVHTINGSGLALGRTYAAILENFQNQDGTVRIPEVLKRYL